A window of the Helianthus annuus cultivar XRQ/B chromosome 4, HanXRQr2.0-SUNRISE, whole genome shotgun sequence genome harbors these coding sequences:
- the LOC110937390 gene encoding pre-mRNA-processing factor 39 isoform X3: protein MDLLILANAADAMETVSDIGSPEEAYEVVAGDSLDFDSWTSLITEVEKTYSDNIKAISSVYESFLSWFPLCHGYWKKYADHMERLCNVDKAVEVFEQAVQSATYSVGLWVDYCSFSIHAFADPFDVRRTFERGLSFVGKDFLCHRLWDLYIRFELTQQQWSFLAHILIRALKFPTKSLHKYYDNFKEFAAFVEEDMSFSRSSNLEPFVAESNIEAVTPDDEICNVIKELQDSSSVDQRSKALNKLIAIAELYYYKSCGLHEEIDYFENYMERDLFNVKPLDDEDLQNWHNYLDFIEKQEDFDWAVKIYERCLIPCANYPEFWMRYVEFMESKGGRELANFALERATQVFLKNVSEVHIFNARFREKIGDIEGARAAFHLCDTESDSSIVDTAIHAANMETRLGNMDKALGIYDKALKMAAEKQKISVIPILYIHLFRLKFLITGSADAAIDLLKSGIQQVPFSRLLLEELINFAMLHEGSRHLDVVNDVVGTAITCGSDGSQGLSSKDREDLSKLYLKFVDYCGTIHDIRKAWNRHIKYFPRLIRSSTFLHKYPSNRLSNEPKKPRKKTPRLVSKQPSRVRSIEREEHKSLTSKSQPIDTPQPTVNQHKEKDNDIFLKKSTRFQQSEDDAAGELEGLKHQPRNLSQNDDLHVSQKDDQITTNPSVSDQNTVPVTESATKQHKADELEPEPEPETDPHQIPSRNTETCETNNMLTASEHVPNVQQPQNPATAAQSHVFTHNGQPVVQYPVQSNEQPGVVQNPQTYNQTWQYQYQNQQQWLQMQQYIQQQQQQQQQKQQQQQQFQPQQQYHQFYQQEQYQQYWLQVYQQQQQQQLQEYNMQMQQYQQLQQQMPKDLHQNHVQKLAVMSNLMQNISHDQQGQGTMAPNITMPYTQLNPANVALQPMAAPTLAPTNIVSSNQQRPSDSK, encoded by the exons TTGGTTCTCCTGAAGAAGCTTATGAAGTTGTTGCTGGTGACTCATTGGACTTCGATTCTTGGACTTCACTCATTACAGAGGTTGAGAAAACTTACTCG GACAACATAAAAGCAATATCGTCAGTTTACGAGTCGTTTCTTTCTTGGTTCCCATTGTGTCATGGATATTGGAAGAAGTATGCAGATCACATGGAACGGCTTTGCAATGTGGATAAGGCTGTTGAAGTATTTGAACAGGCAGTGCAATCTGCAACATATTCTGTTGGATTGTGGGTTGACTATTGTAGCTTCAGTATACATGCTTTTGCTGACCCATTTGACGTTCGTCG AACATTTGAAAGGGGGCTGTCTTTTGTTGGAAAGGATTTCTTATGTCATCGATTATGGGATTTGTACATCCGATTTGAGTTAACTCAGCAGCAATGGAGTTTTCTTGCACACATACTTATCCGGGCCCTAAAGTTTCCAACAAAGAGTTTACACAAGTATTACGACAA ttttaaagAGTTTGCTGCTTTTGTGGAAGAGGATATGTCATTTTCAAGAAGTTCCAATCTTGAACCATTTGTAGCTGAATCAAACATAGAAGCCGTCACGCCTGATGACGAAATCTGTAACGTCATTAAGGAACTGCAAGATTCCTCCAGTGTTGACCAGAGGTCAAAAGCTCTAAATAAATTAATTGCCATTGCGGAGCTATATTATTACAAATCATGCGGATTGCATGAAGAAATAGATTACTTTGAGAACTATATGGAGCGAGATCTTTTTAATGTAAAACCACTTGATGACGAGGATCTACAAAACTGGCATAATTATCTGGATTTCATTGAGAAGCAAGAGGACTTTGACTGG GCTGTAAAAATCTACGAAAGATGCTTAATTCCTTGCGCTAATTACCCTGAATTCTGGATGCGTTATGTGGAGTTTATGGAATCCAAAGGGGGACGAGAACTAGCAAATTTTGCTTTGGAGAGGGCTACACAAGTATTTCTAAAG AATGTGTCAGAGGTGCACATTTTCAATGCAAGATTTAGAGAGAAAATAGGAGATATTGAGGGAGCTCGTGCTGCGTTTCATCTTTGTGATACTGAGTCTGATTCGTCTATAGTTGATACTGCAATACATGCGGCTAATATGGAAACACGTCTG GGAAATATGGATAAAGCTTTGGGAATTTATGACAAAGCACTCAAAATGGCAGCAGAGAAGCAGAAAATTAGTGTCATTCCCATCCTGTATATTCACCTTTTCCGCCTTAAATTTCTG ATCACTGGTAGTGCAGATGCTGCTATTGACTTGCTAAAATCCGGTATTCAGCAAGTGCCTTTTTCTAGATTACTTCTAGAG GAATTGATAAATTTTGCAATGCTGCACGAAGGATCAAGACATTTGGATGTAGTGAATGACGTTGTCGGTACCGCTATAACTTGTGGATCAGATGGATCCCAAGGTTTAAGCTCCAAAGATCGCGAGGATTTATCAAAATTGTATTTGAAG TTTGTTGACTACTGTGGAACAATCCATGACATAAGAAAGGCATGGAACCGTCACATAAAATATTTTCCACGTCTCATAAGGAGTAGTACCTTTTTACACAAATACCCTTCCAATCGGCTTTCAAATGAACCCAAAAAACCAAGAAAAAAGACCCCTCGTCTTGTTTCTAAGCAGCCATCAAGGGTTCGTAGTATTGAGCGTGAAGAACACAAGTCGTTGACTTCCAAAAGTCAACCCATCGACACTCCCCAGCCTACAGTAAACCAGCATAAAGAAAAGGATAATGACATTTTCTTGAAGAAAAGCACCCGTTTTCAGCAATCCGAAGATGATGCAGCCGGAGAATTAGAAGGTTTAAAACATCAACCTAGAAATTTATCACAAAACGACGATCTACACGTATCCCAAAAAGATGATCAAATCACAACGAATCCTTCTGTATCCGATCAAAACACTGTTCCGGTGACCGAATCTGCTACGAAACAACACAAAGCAGATGAACTTGaacctgaaccagaaccagaaacGGACCCACATCAAATTCCTTCACGAAATACGGAAACTTGCGAAACTAACAACATGCTTACTGCTTCTGAACATGTGCCAAATGTGCAGCAGCCGCAGAACCCTGCTACTGCAGCCCAATCACATGTGTTCACCCACAACGGTCAACCAGTGGTGCAGTATCCCGTGCAAAGTAATGAACAACCAGGGGTGGTTCAGAACCCACAAACTTATAACCAAACGTGGCAATATCAATACCAGAATCAGCAACAATGGCTGCAAATGCAACAGTAcatccaacaacaacaacaacaacaacaacaaaagcagcagcagcaacaacagttTCAACCGCAACAGCAGTATCACCAGTTTTATCAACAGGAACAGTACCAGCAGTATTGGCTACAGGTGtaccagcaacagcaacagcaacaattGCAAGAATATAATATGCAGATGCAACAATACCAACAGCTACAACAACAAATGCCAAAAGATTTACATCAGAATCACGTGCAAAAGCTTGCTGTGATGTCGAATCTGATGCAAAATATTAGCCATGACCAACAG GGTCAAGGCACGATGGCACCAAATATAACAATGCCATACACACAACTTAACCCTGCTAATGTGGCGCTTCAACCAATGGCAGCACCCACACTAGCACCAACAAACATTGTGTCTAGTAATCAACAGCGACCTTCAGATTCCAAATAG
- the LOC110937390 gene encoding pre-mRNA-processing factor 39 isoform X2 codes for MDLLILANAADAMETVSDTVGSPEEAYEVVAGDSLDFDSWTSLITEVEKTYSDNIKAISSVYESFLSWFPLCHGYWKKYADHMERLCNVDKAVEVFEQAVQSATYSVGLWVDYCSFSIHAFADPFDVRRTFERGLSFVGKDFLCHRLWDLYIRFELTQQQWSFLAHILIRALKFPTKSLHKYYDNFKEFAAFVEEDMSFSRSSNLEPFVAESNIEAVTPDDEICNVIKELQDSSSVDQRSKALNKLIAIAELYYYKSCGLHEEIDYFENYMERDLFNVKPLDDEDLQNWHNYLDFIEKQEDFDWAVKIYERCLIPCANYPEFWMRYVEFMESKGGRELANFALERATQVFLKNVSEVHIFNARFREKIGDIEGARAAFHLCDTESDSSIVDTAIHAANMETRLGNMDKALGIYDKALKMAAEKQKISVIPILYIHLFRLKFLITGSADAAIDLLKSGIQQVPFSRLLLEELINFAMLHEGSRHLDVVNDVVGTAITCGSDGSQGLSSKDREDLSKLYLKFVDYCGTIHDIRKAWNRHIKYFPRLIRSSTFLHKYPSNRLSNEPKKPRKKTPRLVSKQPSRVRSIEREEHKSLTSKSQPIDTPQPTVNQHKEKDNDIFLKKSTRFQQSEDDAAGELEGLKHQPRNLSQNDDLHVSQKDDQITTNPSVSDQNTVPVTESATKQHKADELEPEPEPETDPHQIPSRNTETCETNNMLTASEHVPNVQQPQNPATAAQSHVFTHNGQPVVQYPVQSNEQPGVVQNPQTYNQTWQYQYQNQQQWLQMQQYIQQQQQQQQQKQQQQQQFQPQQQYHQFYQQEQYQQYWLQVYQQQQQQQLQEYNMQMQQYQQLQQQMPKDLHQNHVQKLAVMSNLMQNISHDQQGQGTMAPNITMPYTQLNPANVALQPMAAPTLAPTNIVSSNQQRPSDSK; via the exons CAGTTGGTTCTCCTGAAGAAGCTTATGAAGTTGTTGCTGGTGACTCATTGGACTTCGATTCTTGGACTTCACTCATTACAGAGGTTGAGAAAACTTACTCG GACAACATAAAAGCAATATCGTCAGTTTACGAGTCGTTTCTTTCTTGGTTCCCATTGTGTCATGGATATTGGAAGAAGTATGCAGATCACATGGAACGGCTTTGCAATGTGGATAAGGCTGTTGAAGTATTTGAACAGGCAGTGCAATCTGCAACATATTCTGTTGGATTGTGGGTTGACTATTGTAGCTTCAGTATACATGCTTTTGCTGACCCATTTGACGTTCGTCG AACATTTGAAAGGGGGCTGTCTTTTGTTGGAAAGGATTTCTTATGTCATCGATTATGGGATTTGTACATCCGATTTGAGTTAACTCAGCAGCAATGGAGTTTTCTTGCACACATACTTATCCGGGCCCTAAAGTTTCCAACAAAGAGTTTACACAAGTATTACGACAA ttttaaagAGTTTGCTGCTTTTGTGGAAGAGGATATGTCATTTTCAAGAAGTTCCAATCTTGAACCATTTGTAGCTGAATCAAACATAGAAGCCGTCACGCCTGATGACGAAATCTGTAACGTCATTAAGGAACTGCAAGATTCCTCCAGTGTTGACCAGAGGTCAAAAGCTCTAAATAAATTAATTGCCATTGCGGAGCTATATTATTACAAATCATGCGGATTGCATGAAGAAATAGATTACTTTGAGAACTATATGGAGCGAGATCTTTTTAATGTAAAACCACTTGATGACGAGGATCTACAAAACTGGCATAATTATCTGGATTTCATTGAGAAGCAAGAGGACTTTGACTGG GCTGTAAAAATCTACGAAAGATGCTTAATTCCTTGCGCTAATTACCCTGAATTCTGGATGCGTTATGTGGAGTTTATGGAATCCAAAGGGGGACGAGAACTAGCAAATTTTGCTTTGGAGAGGGCTACACAAGTATTTCTAAAG AATGTGTCAGAGGTGCACATTTTCAATGCAAGATTTAGAGAGAAAATAGGAGATATTGAGGGAGCTCGTGCTGCGTTTCATCTTTGTGATACTGAGTCTGATTCGTCTATAGTTGATACTGCAATACATGCGGCTAATATGGAAACACGTCTG GGAAATATGGATAAAGCTTTGGGAATTTATGACAAAGCACTCAAAATGGCAGCAGAGAAGCAGAAAATTAGTGTCATTCCCATCCTGTATATTCACCTTTTCCGCCTTAAATTTCTG ATCACTGGTAGTGCAGATGCTGCTATTGACTTGCTAAAATCCGGTATTCAGCAAGTGCCTTTTTCTAGATTACTTCTAGAG GAATTGATAAATTTTGCAATGCTGCACGAAGGATCAAGACATTTGGATGTAGTGAATGACGTTGTCGGTACCGCTATAACTTGTGGATCAGATGGATCCCAAGGTTTAAGCTCCAAAGATCGCGAGGATTTATCAAAATTGTATTTGAAG TTTGTTGACTACTGTGGAACAATCCATGACATAAGAAAGGCATGGAACCGTCACATAAAATATTTTCCACGTCTCATAAGGAGTAGTACCTTTTTACACAAATACCCTTCCAATCGGCTTTCAAATGAACCCAAAAAACCAAGAAAAAAGACCCCTCGTCTTGTTTCTAAGCAGCCATCAAGGGTTCGTAGTATTGAGCGTGAAGAACACAAGTCGTTGACTTCCAAAAGTCAACCCATCGACACTCCCCAGCCTACAGTAAACCAGCATAAAGAAAAGGATAATGACATTTTCTTGAAGAAAAGCACCCGTTTTCAGCAATCCGAAGATGATGCAGCCGGAGAATTAGAAGGTTTAAAACATCAACCTAGAAATTTATCACAAAACGACGATCTACACGTATCCCAAAAAGATGATCAAATCACAACGAATCCTTCTGTATCCGATCAAAACACTGTTCCGGTGACCGAATCTGCTACGAAACAACACAAAGCAGATGAACTTGaacctgaaccagaaccagaaacGGACCCACATCAAATTCCTTCACGAAATACGGAAACTTGCGAAACTAACAACATGCTTACTGCTTCTGAACATGTGCCAAATGTGCAGCAGCCGCAGAACCCTGCTACTGCAGCCCAATCACATGTGTTCACCCACAACGGTCAACCAGTGGTGCAGTATCCCGTGCAAAGTAATGAACAACCAGGGGTGGTTCAGAACCCACAAACTTATAACCAAACGTGGCAATATCAATACCAGAATCAGCAACAATGGCTGCAAATGCAACAGTAcatccaacaacaacaacaacaacaacaacaaaagcagcagcagcaacaacagttTCAACCGCAACAGCAGTATCACCAGTTTTATCAACAGGAACAGTACCAGCAGTATTGGCTACAGGTGtaccagcaacagcaacagcaacaattGCAAGAATATAATATGCAGATGCAACAATACCAACAGCTACAACAACAAATGCCAAAAGATTTACATCAGAATCACGTGCAAAAGCTTGCTGTGATGTCGAATCTGATGCAAAATATTAGCCATGACCAACAG GGTCAAGGCACGATGGCACCAAATATAACAATGCCATACACACAACTTAACCCTGCTAATGTGGCGCTTCAACCAATGGCAGCACCCACACTAGCACCAACAAACATTGTGTCTAGTAATCAACAGCGACCTTCAGATTCCAAATAG
- the LOC110937390 gene encoding pre-mRNA-processing factor 39 isoform X1, with translation MDLLILANAADAMETVSDSQFFTLLLVLLKKLMKLLLVTHWTSILGLHSLQRLRKLTRLLQDNIKAISSVYESFLSWFPLCHGYWKKYADHMERLCNVDKAVEVFEQAVQSATYSVGLWVDYCSFSIHAFADPFDVRRTFERGLSFVGKDFLCHRLWDLYIRFELTQQQWSFLAHILIRALKFPTKSLHKYYDNFKEFAAFVEEDMSFSRSSNLEPFVAESNIEAVTPDDEICNVIKELQDSSSVDQRSKALNKLIAIAELYYYKSCGLHEEIDYFENYMERDLFNVKPLDDEDLQNWHNYLDFIEKQEDFDWAVKIYERCLIPCANYPEFWMRYVEFMESKGGRELANFALERATQVFLKNVSEVHIFNARFREKIGDIEGARAAFHLCDTESDSSIVDTAIHAANMETRLGNMDKALGIYDKALKMAAEKQKISVIPILYIHLFRLKFLITGSADAAIDLLKSGIQQVPFSRLLLEELINFAMLHEGSRHLDVVNDVVGTAITCGSDGSQGLSSKDREDLSKLYLKFVDYCGTIHDIRKAWNRHIKYFPRLIRSSTFLHKYPSNRLSNEPKKPRKKTPRLVSKQPSRVRSIEREEHKSLTSKSQPIDTPQPTVNQHKEKDNDIFLKKSTRFQQSEDDAAGELEGLKHQPRNLSQNDDLHVSQKDDQITTNPSVSDQNTVPVTESATKQHKADELEPEPEPETDPHQIPSRNTETCETNNMLTASEHVPNVQQPQNPATAAQSHVFTHNGQPVVQYPVQSNEQPGVVQNPQTYNQTWQYQYQNQQQWLQMQQYIQQQQQQQQQKQQQQQQFQPQQQYHQFYQQEQYQQYWLQVYQQQQQQQLQEYNMQMQQYQQLQQQMPKDLHQNHVQKLAVMSNLMQNISHDQQGQGTMAPNITMPYTQLNPANVALQPMAAPTLAPTNIVSSNQQRPSDSK, from the exons TTGGTTCTCCTGAAGAAGCTTATGAAGTTGTTGCTGGTGACTCATTGGACTTCGATTCTTGGACTTCACTCATTACAGAGGTTGAGAAAACTTACTCG TTTACTGCAGGACAACATAAAAGCAATATCGTCAGTTTACGAGTCGTTTCTTTCTTGGTTCCCATTGTGTCATGGATATTGGAAGAAGTATGCAGATCACATGGAACGGCTTTGCAATGTGGATAAGGCTGTTGAAGTATTTGAACAGGCAGTGCAATCTGCAACATATTCTGTTGGATTGTGGGTTGACTATTGTAGCTTCAGTATACATGCTTTTGCTGACCCATTTGACGTTCGTCG AACATTTGAAAGGGGGCTGTCTTTTGTTGGAAAGGATTTCTTATGTCATCGATTATGGGATTTGTACATCCGATTTGAGTTAACTCAGCAGCAATGGAGTTTTCTTGCACACATACTTATCCGGGCCCTAAAGTTTCCAACAAAGAGTTTACACAAGTATTACGACAA ttttaaagAGTTTGCTGCTTTTGTGGAAGAGGATATGTCATTTTCAAGAAGTTCCAATCTTGAACCATTTGTAGCTGAATCAAACATAGAAGCCGTCACGCCTGATGACGAAATCTGTAACGTCATTAAGGAACTGCAAGATTCCTCCAGTGTTGACCAGAGGTCAAAAGCTCTAAATAAATTAATTGCCATTGCGGAGCTATATTATTACAAATCATGCGGATTGCATGAAGAAATAGATTACTTTGAGAACTATATGGAGCGAGATCTTTTTAATGTAAAACCACTTGATGACGAGGATCTACAAAACTGGCATAATTATCTGGATTTCATTGAGAAGCAAGAGGACTTTGACTGG GCTGTAAAAATCTACGAAAGATGCTTAATTCCTTGCGCTAATTACCCTGAATTCTGGATGCGTTATGTGGAGTTTATGGAATCCAAAGGGGGACGAGAACTAGCAAATTTTGCTTTGGAGAGGGCTACACAAGTATTTCTAAAG AATGTGTCAGAGGTGCACATTTTCAATGCAAGATTTAGAGAGAAAATAGGAGATATTGAGGGAGCTCGTGCTGCGTTTCATCTTTGTGATACTGAGTCTGATTCGTCTATAGTTGATACTGCAATACATGCGGCTAATATGGAAACACGTCTG GGAAATATGGATAAAGCTTTGGGAATTTATGACAAAGCACTCAAAATGGCAGCAGAGAAGCAGAAAATTAGTGTCATTCCCATCCTGTATATTCACCTTTTCCGCCTTAAATTTCTG ATCACTGGTAGTGCAGATGCTGCTATTGACTTGCTAAAATCCGGTATTCAGCAAGTGCCTTTTTCTAGATTACTTCTAGAG GAATTGATAAATTTTGCAATGCTGCACGAAGGATCAAGACATTTGGATGTAGTGAATGACGTTGTCGGTACCGCTATAACTTGTGGATCAGATGGATCCCAAGGTTTAAGCTCCAAAGATCGCGAGGATTTATCAAAATTGTATTTGAAG TTTGTTGACTACTGTGGAACAATCCATGACATAAGAAAGGCATGGAACCGTCACATAAAATATTTTCCACGTCTCATAAGGAGTAGTACCTTTTTACACAAATACCCTTCCAATCGGCTTTCAAATGAACCCAAAAAACCAAGAAAAAAGACCCCTCGTCTTGTTTCTAAGCAGCCATCAAGGGTTCGTAGTATTGAGCGTGAAGAACACAAGTCGTTGACTTCCAAAAGTCAACCCATCGACACTCCCCAGCCTACAGTAAACCAGCATAAAGAAAAGGATAATGACATTTTCTTGAAGAAAAGCACCCGTTTTCAGCAATCCGAAGATGATGCAGCCGGAGAATTAGAAGGTTTAAAACATCAACCTAGAAATTTATCACAAAACGACGATCTACACGTATCCCAAAAAGATGATCAAATCACAACGAATCCTTCTGTATCCGATCAAAACACTGTTCCGGTGACCGAATCTGCTACGAAACAACACAAAGCAGATGAACTTGaacctgaaccagaaccagaaacGGACCCACATCAAATTCCTTCACGAAATACGGAAACTTGCGAAACTAACAACATGCTTACTGCTTCTGAACATGTGCCAAATGTGCAGCAGCCGCAGAACCCTGCTACTGCAGCCCAATCACATGTGTTCACCCACAACGGTCAACCAGTGGTGCAGTATCCCGTGCAAAGTAATGAACAACCAGGGGTGGTTCAGAACCCACAAACTTATAACCAAACGTGGCAATATCAATACCAGAATCAGCAACAATGGCTGCAAATGCAACAGTAcatccaacaacaacaacaacaacaacaacaaaagcagcagcagcaacaacagttTCAACCGCAACAGCAGTATCACCAGTTTTATCAACAGGAACAGTACCAGCAGTATTGGCTACAGGTGtaccagcaacagcaacagcaacaattGCAAGAATATAATATGCAGATGCAACAATACCAACAGCTACAACAACAAATGCCAAAAGATTTACATCAGAATCACGTGCAAAAGCTTGCTGTGATGTCGAATCTGATGCAAAATATTAGCCATGACCAACAG GGTCAAGGCACGATGGCACCAAATATAACAATGCCATACACACAACTTAACCCTGCTAATGTGGCGCTTCAACCAATGGCAGCACCCACACTAGCACCAACAAACATTGTGTCTAGTAATCAACAGCGACCTTCAGATTCCAAATAG
- the LOC110937390 gene encoding pre-mRNA-processing factor 39 isoform X4: MKLLLVTHWTSILGLHSLQRLRKLTRLLQDNIKAISSVYESFLSWFPLCHGYWKKYADHMERLCNVDKAVEVFEQAVQSATYSVGLWVDYCSFSIHAFADPFDVRRTFERGLSFVGKDFLCHRLWDLYIRFELTQQQWSFLAHILIRALKFPTKSLHKYYDNFKEFAAFVEEDMSFSRSSNLEPFVAESNIEAVTPDDEICNVIKELQDSSSVDQRSKALNKLIAIAELYYYKSCGLHEEIDYFENYMERDLFNVKPLDDEDLQNWHNYLDFIEKQEDFDWAVKIYERCLIPCANYPEFWMRYVEFMESKGGRELANFALERATQVFLKNVSEVHIFNARFREKIGDIEGARAAFHLCDTESDSSIVDTAIHAANMETRLGNMDKALGIYDKALKMAAEKQKISVIPILYIHLFRLKFLITGSADAAIDLLKSGIQQVPFSRLLLEELINFAMLHEGSRHLDVVNDVVGTAITCGSDGSQGLSSKDREDLSKLYLKFVDYCGTIHDIRKAWNRHIKYFPRLIRSSTFLHKYPSNRLSNEPKKPRKKTPRLVSKQPSRVRSIEREEHKSLTSKSQPIDTPQPTVNQHKEKDNDIFLKKSTRFQQSEDDAAGELEGLKHQPRNLSQNDDLHVSQKDDQITTNPSVSDQNTVPVTESATKQHKADELEPEPEPETDPHQIPSRNTETCETNNMLTASEHVPNVQQPQNPATAAQSHVFTHNGQPVVQYPVQSNEQPGVVQNPQTYNQTWQYQYQNQQQWLQMQQYIQQQQQQQQQKQQQQQQFQPQQQYHQFYQQEQYQQYWLQVYQQQQQQQLQEYNMQMQQYQQLQQQMPKDLHQNHVQKLAVMSNLMQNISHDQQGQGTMAPNITMPYTQLNPANVALQPMAAPTLAPTNIVSSNQQRPSDSK; the protein is encoded by the exons ATGAAGTTGTTGCTGGTGACTCATTGGACTTCGATTCTTGGACTTCACTCATTACAGAGGTTGAGAAAACTTACTCG TTTACTGCAGGACAACATAAAAGCAATATCGTCAGTTTACGAGTCGTTTCTTTCTTGGTTCCCATTGTGTCATGGATATTGGAAGAAGTATGCAGATCACATGGAACGGCTTTGCAATGTGGATAAGGCTGTTGAAGTATTTGAACAGGCAGTGCAATCTGCAACATATTCTGTTGGATTGTGGGTTGACTATTGTAGCTTCAGTATACATGCTTTTGCTGACCCATTTGACGTTCGTCG AACATTTGAAAGGGGGCTGTCTTTTGTTGGAAAGGATTTCTTATGTCATCGATTATGGGATTTGTACATCCGATTTGAGTTAACTCAGCAGCAATGGAGTTTTCTTGCACACATACTTATCCGGGCCCTAAAGTTTCCAACAAAGAGTTTACACAAGTATTACGACAA ttttaaagAGTTTGCTGCTTTTGTGGAAGAGGATATGTCATTTTCAAGAAGTTCCAATCTTGAACCATTTGTAGCTGAATCAAACATAGAAGCCGTCACGCCTGATGACGAAATCTGTAACGTCATTAAGGAACTGCAAGATTCCTCCAGTGTTGACCAGAGGTCAAAAGCTCTAAATAAATTAATTGCCATTGCGGAGCTATATTATTACAAATCATGCGGATTGCATGAAGAAATAGATTACTTTGAGAACTATATGGAGCGAGATCTTTTTAATGTAAAACCACTTGATGACGAGGATCTACAAAACTGGCATAATTATCTGGATTTCATTGAGAAGCAAGAGGACTTTGACTGG GCTGTAAAAATCTACGAAAGATGCTTAATTCCTTGCGCTAATTACCCTGAATTCTGGATGCGTTATGTGGAGTTTATGGAATCCAAAGGGGGACGAGAACTAGCAAATTTTGCTTTGGAGAGGGCTACACAAGTATTTCTAAAG AATGTGTCAGAGGTGCACATTTTCAATGCAAGATTTAGAGAGAAAATAGGAGATATTGAGGGAGCTCGTGCTGCGTTTCATCTTTGTGATACTGAGTCTGATTCGTCTATAGTTGATACTGCAATACATGCGGCTAATATGGAAACACGTCTG GGAAATATGGATAAAGCTTTGGGAATTTATGACAAAGCACTCAAAATGGCAGCAGAGAAGCAGAAAATTAGTGTCATTCCCATCCTGTATATTCACCTTTTCCGCCTTAAATTTCTG ATCACTGGTAGTGCAGATGCTGCTATTGACTTGCTAAAATCCGGTATTCAGCAAGTGCCTTTTTCTAGATTACTTCTAGAG GAATTGATAAATTTTGCAATGCTGCACGAAGGATCAAGACATTTGGATGTAGTGAATGACGTTGTCGGTACCGCTATAACTTGTGGATCAGATGGATCCCAAGGTTTAAGCTCCAAAGATCGCGAGGATTTATCAAAATTGTATTTGAAG TTTGTTGACTACTGTGGAACAATCCATGACATAAGAAAGGCATGGAACCGTCACATAAAATATTTTCCACGTCTCATAAGGAGTAGTACCTTTTTACACAAATACCCTTCCAATCGGCTTTCAAATGAACCCAAAAAACCAAGAAAAAAGACCCCTCGTCTTGTTTCTAAGCAGCCATCAAGGGTTCGTAGTATTGAGCGTGAAGAACACAAGTCGTTGACTTCCAAAAGTCAACCCATCGACACTCCCCAGCCTACAGTAAACCAGCATAAAGAAAAGGATAATGACATTTTCTTGAAGAAAAGCACCCGTTTTCAGCAATCCGAAGATGATGCAGCCGGAGAATTAGAAGGTTTAAAACATCAACCTAGAAATTTATCACAAAACGACGATCTACACGTATCCCAAAAAGATGATCAAATCACAACGAATCCTTCTGTATCCGATCAAAACACTGTTCCGGTGACCGAATCTGCTACGAAACAACACAAAGCAGATGAACTTGaacctgaaccagaaccagaaacGGACCCACATCAAATTCCTTCACGAAATACGGAAACTTGCGAAACTAACAACATGCTTACTGCTTCTGAACATGTGCCAAATGTGCAGCAGCCGCAGAACCCTGCTACTGCAGCCCAATCACATGTGTTCACCCACAACGGTCAACCAGTGGTGCAGTATCCCGTGCAAAGTAATGAACAACCAGGGGTGGTTCAGAACCCACAAACTTATAACCAAACGTGGCAATATCAATACCAGAATCAGCAACAATGGCTGCAAATGCAACAGTAcatccaacaacaacaacaacaacaacaacaaaagcagcagcagcaacaacagttTCAACCGCAACAGCAGTATCACCAGTTTTATCAACAGGAACAGTACCAGCAGTATTGGCTACAGGTGtaccagcaacagcaacagcaacaattGCAAGAATATAATATGCAGATGCAACAATACCAACAGCTACAACAACAAATGCCAAAAGATTTACATCAGAATCACGTGCAAAAGCTTGCTGTGATGTCGAATCTGATGCAAAATATTAGCCATGACCAACAG GGTCAAGGCACGATGGCACCAAATATAACAATGCCATACACACAACTTAACCCTGCTAATGTGGCGCTTCAACCAATGGCAGCACCCACACTAGCACCAACAAACATTGTGTCTAGTAATCAACAGCGACCTTCAGATTCCAAATAG